A genomic stretch from Helianthus annuus cultivar XRQ/B chromosome 1, HanXRQr2.0-SUNRISE, whole genome shotgun sequence includes:
- the LOC110882173 gene encoding uncharacterized protein LOC110882173 has product MIKGRIAANPNISVSRLQEELGRKYELSVTKMKAFRTKLKAPKKLQGDFKDQYASLRDYVMELNRTNPGFKECSRELLGLDGTFMKDPYPGQMLTSVGLDPNNGIYPLAYGIVYKDDLDLPLNANFTFISDRQKGIIPAISQVFPAAEHRFCVRHIWQNMKLQWRGDAFKDCLQIAANAYTAPDFEAKLEELRLYNIEAYNWLASRAQSDMVLNNICEVLNARTVNGRHKPIISALEFVREYLMQRIVNVIRVIQQTTGPLTPRVAKIFANTKKLAANYNVKWSGGTKYQVSGKVTVDGAATHKQYVVDVVDRVCTCREWEVSGIPCRHAVVVNWDMAMNGQEVGPPESWVNECYYLETWKRVYSHTIGPINGRELWPNSQVPTNLTPPLHHTPIGRPKNNRIKDAVELQDEVERSSQARNKRNRATEADNEQAVVGGKLTRKWKSVKCQKCGVKGHNQRTCGRTKKVTQPKKGKKSKKKKDGN; this is encoded by the exons ATGATAAAAGGAAGG ATTGCAGCCAACCCTAATATTTCAGTAAGTAGGCTACAAGAAGAGCTTGGGAGGAAGTATGAGCTCTCTGTGACAAAAATGAag GCTTTCAGGACAAAGCTCAAGGCTCCAAAGAAGCTTCAAGGGGACTTCAAAGATCAGTATGCTAGCCTGAGGGACTATGTCATGGAACTGAACAGGACCAATCCAG GGTTTAAAGAGTGTAGTAGGGAACTGTTGGGGTTAGATGGGACATTTATGAAAGACCCTTACCCTGGTCAGATGCTAACTTCAGTTGGTTTAGATCCCAACAATGGCATTTATCCGTTAGCTTATGGAATTG TGTATAAAGATGACTTGGATCTTCCACTTAATGCAAATTTCACCTTCATTTCTGACAGGCAAAAG GGAATAATACCAGCCATAAGTCAGGTATTTCCAGCAGCGGAGCATAGATTCTGTGTAAGGCATATATGGCAGAACATGAAACTTCAATGGAGAGGAGATGCCTTCAAGGATTGTCTTCAAATTGCAGCCAATGCTTATACAGCTCCAGATTTTGAAGCAAAATTGGAGGAGTTGAGGTTGTACAACATTGAGGCATATAACTGGTTGGCAA GTAGGGCACAATCTGATATGGTGTTGAACAATATATGTGAAGTCTTGAATGCAAGGACAGTCAATGGTCGACACAAGCCTATAATTTCTGCTTTGGAGTTTGTCAGAGAGTATTTAATGCAGAGGATTGTGAATGTTATCAGGGTGATTCAGCAAACCACTGGTCCACTTACTCCTAGAGTTGCAAAGATTTTTGCTAACACAAAGAAATTAGCTGCAAATTATAATGTTAAGTGGAGTGGTGGGACAAAGTATCAGGTCAGTGGTAAGGTCACAGTGGATGGTGCTGCAACACATAAACAGTATGTTGTGGATGTTGTGGATAGGGTTTGCACTTGCAGAGAATGGGAAGTTTCAGGAATCCCTTGTAGGCACGCTGTGGTTGTCAATTGGGACATGGCAATGAATGGTCAAGAGGTTGGACCCCCGGAATCATGGGTTAATGAATGTTATTATCTTGAAACCTGGAAGAGGGTTTACAGCCATACCATTGGTCCCATTAATGGAAGAGAATTGTGGCCAAACTCACAGGTTCCAACCAACCTAACCCCACCTCTGCACCACACACCTATCGGCAGACCTAAGAATAATAGAATTAAGGATGCTGTGGAGTTACAGGATGAAGTTGAAAGGTCTTCCCAAGCAAGAAACAAGAGAAACAGGGCTACTGAAGCTGATAACGAGCAGGCTGTGGTTGGTGGcaaattaacaagaaaatggaaGTCCGTGAAGTGCCAGAAGTGTGGTGTAAAGGGCCACAACCAAAGAACTTGTGGAAGGACCAAAAAAGTTACCCAGCCGAAgaaagggaagaaaagtaagaagaagaaagatggtaatTAG